One window from the genome of Macaca fascicularis isolate 582-1 chromosome 7, T2T-MFA8v1.1 encodes:
- the MKRN3 gene encoding E3 ubiquitin-protein ligase makorin-3 isoform X7, whose product MEEPAAPSEAQEAAGAQAGAEAAGEGVSGPDLPVCEPSRESAAPDSALPHAPVGWAPFPVAPVPAHLRTGGLRPAPASGGGAWRNPFPSRSSGIWTKQIICRYYIHGQCKEGENCRYSHDLSGRKMATEGSVSPPGASAGGGPSTAAHIEPPTQEVAEAPPAASSLSLPVIGSAAERGFFEAERDNADRGAAGGAGVESWADAIEFVPGQPYRGRWVASAPEAPPQSSETERNQMAVGRGLRFCYYASRGVCFRGESCMFLHGDICDMCGLQALHPMDAAQREDHIRACIEAHEKDMELSFAVQRGMDKVYPQVEKCQTV is encoded by the coding sequence ATGGAAGAGCCTGCAGCTCCCTCAGAAGCCCAGGAGGCAGCCGGGGCCCAGGCAGGTGCTGAGGCAGCAGGGGAGGGTGTGTCTGGGCCGGACCTTCCCGTCTGTGAGCCCTCCAGGGAATCTGCTGCTCCAGATTCGGCCCTGCCACATGCGCCTGTGGGCTGGGCCCCCTTCCCTGTAGCTCCAGTCCCTGCCCACCTCCGCACAGGAGGCCTGAGGCCTGCACCAGCCTCAGGAGGAGGAGCATGGCGCAATCCGTTTCCAAGCCGAAGCAGCGGCATTTGGACAAAGCAGATCATCTGCAGGTATTATATACATGGGCAGTGCAAGGAGGGGGAGAACTGTCGCTATTCCCACGACCTTTCTGGTCGGAAGATGGCCACTGAGGGCAGCGTTTCGCCGCCTGGGGCCTCTGCAGGTGGAGGCCCTAGCACGGCTGCGCACATCGAGCCCCCGACTCAGGAAGTGGCGGAAGCCCCCCCGGCTGCATCCTCCCTTTCCTTGCCTGTGATTGGCTCGGCTGCTGAAAGGGGTTTCTTTGAAGCCGAGAGAGACAATGCAGACCGTGGAGCTGCTGGAGGAGCAGGTGTAGAAAGCTGGGCGGATGCCATTGAGTTTGTTCCAGGGCAGCCCTACCGGGGCCGCTGGGTTGCATCTGCCCCCGAGGCTCCTCCACAGAGCTCAGAGACTGAGAGGAATCAGATGGCTGTGGGCAGGGGGTTGCGGTTTTGCTATTATGCTTCCAGGGGAGTTTGCTTTCGTGGGGAGAGCTGTATGTTCCTCCATGGAGACATATGCGACATGTGTGGGCTGCAGGCCTTGCACCCCATGGATGCTGCCCAGAGGGAAGACCATATAAGGGCCTGCATTGAAGCACACGAGAAAGATATGGAACTCTCGTTTGCTGTGCAGCGTGGTATGGACAAG